The Catenulispora sp. MAP5-51 genome segment GGGCGTGGCGGATTCCAGAACGTGCGCAGCGCGGCGACTGCCCGTTCGGCGATCGCCGCGGCGTCTTGGCGGGACGCCCACGCGCTGAGCTCCTTCAGCATCCGCGCCGATTCCTCGCGCGCTCCTTCCTCCGAGGCGAGCGCGGCCAAGGGGAGTTCGCGGCGGAAGTCCTCCTCCTGCGCCAGGCCTTCGAAGGCGCGCGCCGCCAGCCAGTGCGGGCTCACTTCCGGGACCGAGAGCGTCAGGTGCAGCGACGGCGCGGCGTCGGTGGTGAAGACCTCGTGCAGCCAGCCGCGCGGCAGCCACAACACGTCGCCGACGGTCAGCTCGTAGCGGGCGAACGGCCCGGAGTCCCTGAGGGTCTTCCTGTCCTCGGCCGTCAGCATCGACTCCCGCCAGCGCTGGTCGTCCAGCGGAAAGGGCGCGATCGGACGGTTGAGCTCCCACGTCTTGCGGCCGGCGAGCTGAATGACGAAGGCGCCGTGGGTGTCGTAGTGGATCCCGAAGCCCTGTGCGTTCTCAGGGGTCAGATACGCGTTCGCGCCGACCGGACGGCCGATCTCGTAGCCGAGCCGGCGGCAGAAGTCTGCGACCGGCCGCCAGGTGCGGTGCAAGTGCTCGAGGATGAGCGTCGCCCGGTCGGCGAAGCGCGCCTGGACCGCCGAGGGGTCGGGCATGTCGCGCGTGACGGAGCCCGGGGTGCGCTGCGCGTAGGTGTAGGCGCTGCCGGGCAGGCGCGAGCCGTCCTTCGACATCGTGAACAGCGGGTGGCGAAGTCCGTGGTCGGCGATCAGCTCCTCGGCGGCGCGTAGGCCGAACAGCCGGCCCAGACGCGCGGGGTCCCGGCGCGCCAGTCGTGGTTCGACGGGCAGGTCGGTGCGGAAATCGTCGAGGCGGTCAGTGAGCGCCGAGAGGGCCCGCAGATTCCGGCTGGACGCTGCGGGGTTCGTGGTCGTCATGGGGAGGCTCCGGTTCTGCGGGGCGGTACGCGGCATCGAACTCGGTCAGCTGCTGCAGGAAGGCTGGAGTGACGGTCAGGGCCAGGACGGCGGCGAGAACCGCGGTGAGAACCGCGTAGCCCAGCCGCGGTGAGCCGTGCTGTGCCAGTGCGCCCATGGCCACGCCGCCGAAGGGATAGATGGAGCCACCGACCAGGAACAGGGCCCCTTGGACCCGGCCGGTCCACTCATCAGGCACCACCGCGTAGACACGGCTGTCGAAGGGGACGGCGATCATCGGCGCGAGCAGGGTGATGCCGGACAATCCCGCGATGGCCACGGCGGGCACCGGGTCGGCGGCGACAGCGGCGCACAGCAGCGGTGTCAGGACGCTGGCTCCGATGATGATCGCCTTGGCGGGCAGGCGCAGCATGCCGGGCGCCAGCATCGCGCCGACGATCCCGGCACAGGCCACGGCGGAGTACGCGGCGCCGACCCCGACGCCGTGGCCGGGCCCGACCACAAGCACCAGCCCGAAGCCGATCCCGGCGGTCGCGAAGTTGAGGAGCGCGGCCCAGGCGGTGAGGGTGAGCAGGAAACGGTTGCGCAGGACATAGCGCAGCCCTGATATGGCTT includes the following:
- a CDS encoding JmjC domain-containing protein — translated: MTTTNPAASSRNLRALSALTDRLDDFRTDLPVEPRLARRDPARLGRLFGLRAAEELIADHGLRHPLFTMSKDGSRLPGSAYTYAQRTPGSVTRDMPDPSAVQARFADRATLILEHLHRTWRPVADFCRRLGYEIGRPVGANAYLTPENAQGFGIHYDTHGAFVIQLAGRKTWELNRPIAPFPLDDQRWRESMLTAEDRKTLRDSGPFARYELTVGDVLWLPRGWLHEVFTTDAAPSLHLTLSVPEVSPHWLAARAFEGLAQEEDFRRELPLAALASEEGAREESARMLKELSAWASRQDAAAIAERAVAALRTFWNPPRPSPVTAAILSDADLDSAAGIVTIREAVLAVDYRADGALVLHIGDREVAVEPSAAEFVAARLEADDPATMPIGTYLDGLGTRGHQVLRQLLGAGVVEVVWDDDAGRAMVY
- a CDS encoding MFS transporter, giving the protein MSRRAKASQADGRPRMRLLLRHASRDFRLMWGGQALSLFGSQLTGLALPLAVLRFHGSAVDAGLVIAIRYLVTTAARLPAGAVADHLDRRRLMVAADTVRALAMLGISGLLLAGSLPMPVLIPLAAAEGAGTAFFSPAQAAALRHLVGPGDLTVALGLNQARGYTVTLVGPLFGGLLFAFAPWLPFVLDAATYVVSCLCVAAIRGALGGGTASQDPAMREAISGLRYVLRNRFLLTLTAWAALLNFATAGIGFGLVLVVGPGHGVGVGAAYSAVACAGIVGAMLAPGMLRLPAKAIIIGASVLTPLLCAAVAADPVPAVAIAGLSGITLLAPMIAVPFDSRVYAVVPDEWTGRVQGALFLVGGSIYPFGGVAMGALAQHGSPRLGYAVLTAVLAAVLALTVTPAFLQQLTEFDAAYRPAEPEPPHDDHEPRSVQPESAGPLGAH